The genomic region AGCGATTGCATCGCTAATCCGCCTGATTAAGCTAATGCTCAAAAGCTCCCAGTTTATAAACCACTCTGACTTGAAACGTGCTTTATAAAGCTGACTCCTGTGCTTAGCGACACTTGTCAAACTAGCGATTGCATCGCTAATTCGCCAAGTTAAGCTAATGCTCGGAGTCAAACCGCTTTATAAAGCACTCTGATTTGAAATGTGCTTTCTAAGTTAGCATCTTGTGCCTAGCTACGTCTAGCAAATAGGCAACAAAGTTGACTATTCACCAGCCTAGGCTAGTGCTCAGATGCTGACCAGCTTAGAGAGCACTCTGTTTTGCTACTATTTCTGCTACGAATTTTTCTAAGTGTTCAATGTCTTCTGCTTCTGGTGCGAGATCAACTTTAACCACGTCTGAGCCTTTGGTGGCACCGGTTTGTTCGAAGACGCCAGCGAAATCGTCGACTACTTTGCAGAATTCATCATAGAAGGTATCGCCTGAACCACAGACGCCGTAAACCTTACCTGTTAAATCCATTTCTTTTAAATCTTCATAGAAGTCAACGGCTTCGTCTGGTAAGTCACCGTCGTCGCCATAAGTGTAGCTGCAGACGATGCAGATGTCTGTGTCTTCAAAATCAGAAGGATCTGCTTGTGAGATTTCTGACGTTTCAACCGAGACGTCTAAGTTTTCGAGGGCTTCTTCAACGATATCGGCAATTTCCTCGTTATTACCGGTCATACTTGCGTAAACTACTTTTGCTGTTGCCATTATTAGGAACATCCTTTCACGTGTGCAATGGTATGATGGCCCGCAACTGACGGACCAAAATAAAGATTCTGCTATATGGATTATAGCAAATGCCTAGAACTAAGAAAAGGCGTTGCGTTTAATCTTAATTAAAAAGCGGTCGGCCGTACACTTTTGAGTCAGATAGCGTATAATATGAGATTGAAGATAGACAGCGGGTTAACGCTGTCGATTTACTGTTCCAACGAATAGTGAATTGGTAACAATTATTGGAGGTTTCATTTTGATTACATTAAAATCTGAACGAGAAATTAAAGGTATGGCAGCTTCGGGTGCTGTCATTGCCGGTGTTCATCGTGGTTTGCGCGATATTATCAAACCTGGTATTTCAAGCTGGGTTATCGAAGAATTTGCAAATGACTATATCGAAAAACAAGGTGCTAAGGCATCTGAAAAAGGTTTTGAAGGTTATAAGTATGCCACTTGTGTCTGTGTTAACGACGAAGTAGCACATGCTGTTCCTCGTAAAAACCTAATTTTAAAAGAAGGCGATATCGTCACTGTTGATATGACTGTTAACTTAGACGGTTATGAAAGTGATTCTTGCTGGACTTATGCGGTTGGCGAAATCGCACCAGAATTACAAAAATTAATGGATGATACTCGCAAGGCTTTATACCTTGGGATTGATCAAGCAGTTGTTGGCAATCGCTTAGGTGATATCGGCCATGCCATCCAACAATATACCGAAGTTGAAAACAACTACGGTGATGTTCGTGAATTAATCGGTCACGGTATC from Latilactobacillus sakei subsp. sakei DSM 20017 = JCM 1157 harbors:
- a CDS encoding flavodoxin, with protein sequence MATAKVVYASMTGNNEEIADIVEEALENLDVSVETSEISQADPSDFEDTDICIVCSYTYGDDGDLPDEAVDFYEDLKEMDLTGKVYGVCGSGDTFYDEFCKVVDDFAGVFEQTGATKGSDVVKVDLAPEAEDIEHLEKFVAEIVAKQSAL
- the map gene encoding type I methionyl aminopeptidase; translated protein: MITLKSEREIKGMAASGAVIAGVHRGLRDIIKPGISSWVIEEFANDYIEKQGAKASEKGFEGYKYATCVCVNDEVAHAVPRKNLILKEGDIVTVDMTVNLDGYESDSCWTYAVGEIAPELQKLMDDTRKALYLGIDQAVVGNRLGDIGHAIQQYTEVENNYGDVRELIGHGIQPTMHEQPNVPSYGEAGKGLRLKEGMTITIEPMVILGGTWHIKAKTVPGDDWEYYVSADGTACAQYEHTIAITKDGPKILTSQDPEMDAKYLL